cacagcgtggccacatggagccaaggggccactgtgacactgtggatccaaggagaccattgggactgaggaacctcatggaaccaagagtccATTGTTCCACTGTGGGGCCTAGGGGAACCACAGGGATGACAGTGACTTTGTGGGCCTTCATGGAACAATGGAGACTGTTCTGATGCTTTGGGACTCCCTATAGCATGGCAGGGTTTCATGGAACCAAGGTGACTCCAGTGAACCCTGTGGGTCTCCATGGGATGAAGGGTCCGATAGAACCAAGgataccattgtgacactgtggggcatcATGGAACCGTCCATtttgacacagcagggcctcatggaaccatggaggccTTTTTACACTTTGAGGCCTCAtgaaaccaaagggccattgtggcacttcagaggcttgtggagccaaggggaccacagtgacactgtggggctcagTGAAACCAATGGTCTGTTGTTACACTGCAAGGTtttatggaatcatggagaccattgtgacaccaaaAGCCTCActgaaccaaggggccattgtgacactagaAGGCCACATGGAAGCAAGGAATCATTTTGGCACCATGGAGTGTTGGCAGACCAAATGGCAGTTGTCACAGTGTGTGGCACCAAGGACTCCATTGTGACATTAtagggccccatggaactaaggattTGTGGAACACTGCATGAACAcatggaaccaaaagtccattgtgacattgctgggcctcatggaatcctggaggccattgtgacactttgaggccttgttgaatcaaggggctctgcatggcctcatggaaccaaggagccCCTTCTGACATTGTGAATCCCCATGGAAGCAAGTgtccattgtgatactgtggcACCCAGGagacccctgtgacactgcaaggcctcatggaagcatggagccattgtgacactatgggatcccatggaaacaaggggccagtgtgacacatctgggcctcatggaaacaaggatcCAGTATGACaccaccattgtgacactgcagggccccatggaagcaagggaaCAGGTAACAGCTCTGATTGGCTTGGCCTGACTGGTCCAACTGTCCTTGGCTTGTTGACAGTCTCTGCTCAtgtgcccctgaaacactggggctctgggctttccttcaaCTGGAACAGAACTGTTCTTCTCATTCAagtatccatggccaaaatgaGATTGCCCCTCCAAAATTTCCAATATTCAGGGATTGCTCCCAGATAAAGCTGACATTACAAACAAGTCTGGCTGATCATGACTTTCTGAGAGCTGGCTCTCACTCGCCTTCAAACACTGAGGcgctgtgctttccttcctatgggaaaaaACTGTCCTTTCTGCACACGCACCCATAGCCAAAATTTATACTTTTcaaaagctgctcctgctccaggcccagggcccatcccaaagctggggcagaTACAAAACTGTgtccatttctgttcattgctgttctgctggagatggatcctcagccacttggaggttggtgatgaattttattactccagaggcctcttctttctggagctcttcagttcagcaATTCAATGAAAAAGGTTCCtaaacatttgttcaaaacacctGAACAAGAAAGGCCAAGGGAGTAATCTAAGTTTTTAGTTTTCTGTGGTTAATGAGACACATTTCAGAAGTGCCTTCAAAGTGAATCTgctacactgaaaaaaaaaggagtgagAACTGTTTTGTCCAGTATTCATCTCCTCTTTATATTtggtatcagcaatgtccaattgatattgacgCCCAGCACCTTCTGTTGGAGTCTGAAGAGATAGGAAAAAAGAACCcctcatggctgacaatcaatagGACTTTGTCCCCATATCCTCCCCACAATTTCCCTCATCCAATCCCTGGCACTCATATGGGTTAGGAATGGATTGGCCAACAGGAGcggggcagggattcttcccctgtgctcagcactgctggggcagcccctcgagtgctgtgtccagttctggacccccaaatccaggaagggcatggaggggctggagagtgtccagagaagggcaacaaggctggggaggagtCTGAAACAcatgtcctgtgaggagcagctgtgggagctggggttgCTTATCGTGGaaaagaggaggctcagggaagacaAGGCCaagtcagggcacaggttggacttgatgatctccaaggtatTTTCCAACATTGCTGATTATGGGAATCTCTTAAagcacccttggagcagttgcaggaggagccctgggcctcctcttcagaagctccagcagcccaggtccctcagcttctcctggcagccccaaagcccatcctgtcagtcctgcagagcctctgcagctcctcctcactgcccagaacagggagccccagaggcagacacagcagcccagatgtgcccccctggcctggagtgcctctggcaagggagcagcaggcactgcaggagcctgcagacaattcctgcagcacttgtaggatgatcctgctgcccaaggggcGTTCCtatggtgccaagtcaggaactgcaatggggagtggagCCAGAGAGGACAgagcaaacagggatgggctgtttgtagcggggggaacagggatgggCAATACAAAGAAATCTGGATCaggaaacaggaaagaaagcaaaggtgaagccaaggaaatgctcagggcagtttgccagtggctgccaggcagccctggctctgagcaacagcgtctgcagtgagACAGGAAAGTCCCATCTGATGGGAACacactttctggctgactgcagaggccaggacaaagctgagtgctttccctggtgtcccccagcccttgctggccccaggggctgatggcatttgtgctccctcaggttcatgtccccacaccaacagcatgggggtgctccccctgctgtgtgcaatgcaaacaggggctgctgagccagtgctgccgtgtctgtgcctgcaaggatggggcacctgtgtgagctgggggagaggcctgggctgcagaggggggatgttgttggcagctccatgaggacgctctgggacgctgccctcagctgtgcagcgcactggggatggatcagcccctgctctgctgctccttcccatctgccccagggcccttgcagagccccagccatgctgtttgcccccagcctgcccacagccagcctggggctgctcacagggcttttctgtgctgagcattggcctggccgtgttcttgagagagcctgggcaaggagcctggagcccccaggccctggcctgaggcgtcagcgctgccccagcagtgcccatggcctgtccctgctgcagccctggcactgccatccccagggctgtgcccggccccgagagcactcaggccctgcagcaacaccagggccaccagggcagcggggcagggccacggcagcagcactggcaacaccaagtgctactgctgctgggcacagctgctgtgtcagcactgATCTACCCCCAACTCTGCACatagacattgctgctgcagctccacagaaaacaacaaaaggGGCATCTCTCATGAAAATTCTGCTGGGAAGTCCTTGATGACTTAAACCCACCAAGAGCATAGGAACTTATAGACTCTCAGCCTGAACAGTCTGTGGGTCACAGTGAAggtgtggaggaaaaaaatgagatcTGTCAGGATTGATGGCTTTCCTTTAGGAACAAtattataaaatgaaaaaaacaggaaagaacGTAGAAAATGAAACCAACAATAAGTATCAGagatgacttttattacaagtgactTGCAAAAaatggccagcagtttaatatttctttaattGTCCAGTGAtgagtctccacactgcagccttgagctcctggttcctcaggctgtagatgagggggttcagggctggaggcaccactgagtacagaactgacacggccagatccagggatggggaggagatggaggggggcttcaggtaggaaaatgctgcagtgctgaagaacaggaagaccacagccaggtgagggaggcaggtggaaaaggctttgtgccgtccctgctcagaggggatcctcagcacagccctgaagatctgcacataggagaaaacaatgaacaaaaaacatctggaaaataaaaaactaCTAATAGCAagaagcccaagttccctgaggtaggatttggagcaggagagcttgaggatgtgtgggatttcacagaagaactggcccagggcattgccatggcacaggggcagggaaaatgtattggctgtgtgcatgaaaGCAtagagaaagccactggcccaggcagctgctgccatgtgggcacaagctctgctgcccaggagggtcccgtagtgcaggggtttgcagatggacacgtagcggtcgtagctcATGATGGTCAGGGGAAaaaactctgctgaaatgaaaaagacaaacagaaatagctgagcagcacatcctgagtaggagatgttcctggtgtcccagagggaattgtgcatggctttggggacagtggtgcagatcatgcccaggtcgctgagggccaggttgagcaggaagaagaacatgggcgtgtgcaggtggtggccgcaggctacggcgctgatgatgaggccgttgcccaggagggcagccagggagatgcccagcaagaggcagaagtgcaggagctgcagctgccgcgtgtctgccaatgccagcaggaggaaatgcctgatggagctgctgttggacatttgcagCCTTCTGTATGGTAATTTATAAAGGATTAACACCTGTCAGAGAAGGAAATGGCAGTGCCAGATTGGACATTTCTTTGCTCTGGGAATCATGGACTGTTGAAAGAAGACTTGAATAATTCAACCAATTTTTTGAGTCAATCCTATGTGTTTTATTTGGAATTCCCTCCAAATTACTTCTCTTCCTCTGGGAGAATTTTCCTTGATTTTATTTGAGTTTGGTTTTGTGCTGCTTAGTTACTGCCTCCTCTTCAGCATTCCTCTCAGCCTGAACAATGTGAAGCTCAGACGGAAaacagggctccctgtgcccccgggCAGTCAGACCTGCTGGAAACACACAGGTTCACTTTGTTCCTTTTACCACTCCGTATTTCAGCATAATCACACTTAAAACTTTCTTCAAAAGTAAAGTGGACGTAGTTAATTCTGCAGtttaaaactaattttctccaaaccctttcctctttccctgtgcagctggacAGGATGGGATACGAAGGGTTgctctggctctctgctgcctgcagatgtGCCTAttgggagctgtttctctctattcaagccttgtccctgccagtactgccagagcccagctcagctctgccctgcagacccctcccagcacagggcactgcccaggggcatctccctggcagcagggccttaAGGGCCGGCCagacagagatgctgcaagccaaggtgctgctgctgctggctgtagggagaggaggctgaggaggcactttctgagggagatctgaggcccatctgctgatgcccaggATGACAATGCAGGAgtctcagtgacacagccatgctgacagcccctttcccttccctttgggagaaagctgagagcagccctggccatgcagcaccatctccaaaGCAGGAGGAATGtgccctgatgggggtggctccttccacctccaacttctcccctgcagcgtccatggggagctgccaggcaggctgagagctgcccctggcaggtggcacatgcctgggctggccaagagccctgagggctgcaggagctgctctgcaggacagccctgggcagccctggctgcagccccagcttcagcccctgcagccgtccctggcagcaggagccgtcctcccctgtccctctgacggtgcccagggcaaccccgctctgcagcacatcctcctcctcctccacctgctctgtgccacagagaaactgggagagttctcctgacacatcccccaggctgtggggtgtgctggcttcaggagatccctccaggagcacaggggacattgccctgcacccacagactcaccatgcacagggttgtgaagatctttccccaggtgaagtctcagctcagaGTCTTCCctatcctgattgccttcagcccttctctgcctggctcctgtcccctcagtgactgcaggcagagccctcagccctgctgggctgggagaggagctagtcctgggaagagctgttcctttaaagctcagcagcacagacacagcacaaggaattTATTGAGCCCCTCAGGGATTTGcggttgtttacatcagactcagtctctgagagagtgttcaaaaaacttctcaagaactcgaAGTTAAATTGAAACTCTAAAATTTCTAAAAGTTTAATAAGTCTCTCTGAGAatgtgtccccaggttccagttacaGCAGAACACTGGAGACAGTgttgacagctggggacaaacaaggccaaggtgtctgtggtgctgagcaaacctggatgtgtttgaggaatgccaagcggcaaggcctgagcccctgcccctggccaggcagatgctgtccctccctccttgctcagtgctcttcctgggatgggcactggcatgtggggatgtgcaatggcaagggcaggagcatggggtggcccctgccaggctgctgagcagggacaaggacgcaatgaggccccaggcctgcaagggtcacttgtctcctgctcctgcctcagtgttttcctttttatggaaaagaatcctccctccttcccaggcaCCCATTGTGGGAAAACAGGTCTCCCATACTACTAACCAGTATGATTAAGCAGAAGCCATTAATTGTTTACATTATGCACTTATTTATACATTCTAACCCTACTGCATACCCTTGATCACGCTCTTCTTCATTGGAGCCTCTCTCTTGTCCTTGTGTTCTCCACTCATTTCTCAGAGTATGTGACTGGTTTCAGTTCAGGTGGTTCACAGCCCTCTGTTATCGAGTTCTTGTGGTCTTGGTATTCTGTTTCTCAGCCTTTTCATTCTTCATTTAGCACAGTTTATGTCTTAGTAACCTTGATGAATTCCAGAGGGCTCTGATAAGAACGACTACAAGCAACATGGCTCATGCACAGTGTGGCCCAAGTTGTTCAGATACATTGCTACAATtcccccttcttcttcttgcaccAGCCAAACCctttttactgtattttctaCCAAGTGGGTCACCAATTTCACTATGCGTGGAATAATGCAAAGCAATATAATAATAACTGCTAGTAATAACAAAGCTCCCTTTAAGATATCCTTCAATTATCCACTTATTCCCCATCCCTCAAACTATTCATCCAAGCCCAAATCATTCAGAGTCAATTTCTTCATGTTATCTTGTAGTTGTTTGAGTTTCCTGTGAATGGATGCAGAATGGTCAGAAAGGTTCATACAATACATTGCTTAAAAATCCTCACACTACTGATCATGTGCTAACAGTAAAATATCTGTAGCACCTCTGTTTTGCAGTGTGCCATGTCTAATACAATCTACATCAGTGAgcatttgatttaaaatagctGAACTTGTGTTCAGCTATCCATCATCCCAACTCAGCAAAAGCTTGAGTAGCAGCAACACCTGGAGTAAGGAATGATGTTGTTATTCATGCTGGAGCACCCCAAAACTCGACATGATTGTCACAATCAGGTCCTAAGCTTCTCATTTCCTAAGGCCAAGCCTCCTGTCAATACAGAGTGACTCCATATATGGAATGAAAGATTTAGCTGAGGATGTGTGTTCTGTTTACCATTTGTTAGAGATGGGGCAGtaatcttctgttaattgggcacTTTTCTTTATCTCATCCACAaaccaatcctccctctgggaaatatcttctgttaatgggccattgagtctcactgcatgactgataaaattccgtCATCCCATTGTGTGGTGCTTTGCttagggggaggagccaagcattcctacctggatgtAATCTGAGATTTAGATCACCACAGTCAGCCTTCtgccactggattcccagaggagcagccctttcccactggattccaagaggaagaccaggcccatctacaccaccaccagacgttcagaggaaaactccacccttctacaggatcactgctccaacagaaccacacctgtcaCTGCAGGAGATCTGCCGCAACCATTTAATCAGACTGCTACCAACATCATGAGCAACATGATGTCAGAtcatattctgactctgtcagtgttgttttgtattactgcattcttggttttatcttttttttttaattattcctagtaaagaactgctattcctactcccatatctttgcctgagagctcccttaatttcaaaattataataattcaggagggagggggtttcaattttcatttcaaGAGAGGCTTCtgcctgtcttttcaaaccgaGAAAGGTTTTGGTGCCCATCATGAGGCTCGAGGGCAtcaagaaaaaaggaataacagttcttacATAACCTAATTTTTTGTGTGCTGGACATAGAAAGCTCATTGAGTGTCACCATGTGGTCCAGCTTACCCTGGTTTGGGTGGCACATAGTCGTGGCTGTAATTCTCCCATTTGCAGGCCCTTATCTAAACATGGGTCCTATAACTAAGGCTAATGTGACTGTTATCCAATTTGCTTTATGACTTAATAAGGTGAGGAATTAATGGATCTTAAAATTCCTCTGGAAAGCAGGCACATGGATTCAGAGCTATCACACACTAACTGTGTGGTTTTGGGCTTACTTTAATAATGGCACTTGCTGTGAGGAAATGACACCAGGGGAAATTTTCTCCCAACCCTTCACCCAGCTCTTTGGGTCTGCCCCACCAGTTTTCAAAGGGTTCAGATCCACTCCAAATGCTAATGATATCATACAGTTGTTGGTGTTGCTGATAGGCCTGTTCTATTTAGCATTCAGAGATAAGGGAAGATTAACCTGGATAACCACGTGACACCAACCCCAGAGaccagggatgctgctgccccagagcctgaccctcCCCCACAGCCCACCTCAGAAATGAACCACCCAGACTGGGTGGGGGTTCTGGTGAAGGAGATGGGCCAGATGCTG
The genomic region above belongs to Zonotrichia albicollis isolate bZonAlb1 chromosome 8, bZonAlb1.hap1, whole genome shotgun sequence and contains:
- the LOC141729938 gene encoding olfactory receptor 14J1-like, coding for MSYDRYVSICKPLHYGTLLGSRACAHMAAAAWASGFLYAFMHTANTFSLPLCHGNALGQFFCEIPHILKLSCSKSYLRELGLLAISSFLFSRCFLFIVFSYVQIFRAVLRIPSEQGRHKAFSTCLPHLAVVFLFFSTAAFSYLKPPSISSPSLDLAVSVLYSVVPPALNPLIYSLRNQELKAAVWRLITGQLKKY